The sequence cctcccctttgGCGGTCCACTCTGCAGACCATTTTCCTCTCTTGTGCCCACCTCACTCCTAACGCAGCGCACCCGCACCCCAGAGCAGTGGAAGAGGGGGCAGGCAGAAGCCTCTGAGCAGGCCCGGCTCTCCTGGAAGGAGGAACTAGATGGATCTCTAGAGGGCAGTTAGAGCTGGGCTGGTCCCTGTGCCGATTCCCAGACTCTCACTGACCAGCGCCGTTGCCTGCTGCCAGGAAGTtggtgagggggaggagggtgtaGGGGTGACTCAGCGATGACAGGAGCCCAAGGGACAAAGGTCATGGGCGGAGAATTGAGAGACACTGTTTACAGcagcctgcctcctccaggaggtCTTCCAGTGCTAAGCCAGCCCTGTGGTCCAACTCATCTCTGACCCACCCTCTCCCCTATCCTTGTTAGGAACTTTATCCCCGCACTGACAACTTGTGCGTCCTGTTTGCCTCCGCTATTAGCCTCTGAgctcctgggaggggaggggcgggggagggcacgACCTGTGGTTTAACTGGGGCCCCACAATGCTGTGACTATCAGCACTTCCTACTTTCAAGAACcgttttatggggtgcctggctggctcagtcagtggggcatgtgactcttgatcgcagaatcatgagttcaagccccatgctgggggtagatattacttaaaaaaataaaatcttaaaaaaaaaaagaatcattttacaTCTATTTTAGTTGAGCGAATATGTGGGGAAATGCTGAGAGCAGTACTTGGCATACTGTAAGCGCCATATAAGTGTTTGGTTTAGTGTGGGTATTTTCTGCTCATACTGTCATATTAGTGAGATGGCAGGTTTTACTGATGAAAAACTAGGGATACCAATACACTCTGGCCTCCTGCTCAGTGTGGAATCTTCCTGACTGGTAGGGTGGGCATGGGGCAGGCTGCAGGACTCCGGGAGAGTTGACAAGGCCAATGCTTGCCTGGACTAAGAGTGGGCAGGGTCTTTGGGCACAGACTGTGAGAAAGGAGCTTTGGAACCCATGGGCTTTTCCGGCCAGGTCTCCTGGGGccagtgggggtgggatgggagcagggagggggctggattAGCCCAAACTCTCATCGGACCTCCAGACCTGCCCCCACCGAGCTCTGCGGGACAAGGGGTGGGAGCGGAGGCTCCAGCTGGACTCTGGGGAGTTACCAACCGGCCACGGGGATTAGTGAGGCTGAAAAGAACATTTGCCTAGGAAGGGCAAACGGGAAGTGAGAGGCTAAGGATAACGCTCTATTAAGTCCCCCGAGACCCACTGCAGACCAATGGGGCggagggggggcaggaggaggtggtGCCGTCTGGGGCATCTTGACAGgtctcccaccccagcctcgcCCCTTCTCCCCCAGAACACAGCTGCAGCAGCGGCCCCGCCCCCTCTGCCTGCGCCGCCTGCCATTGGCTGAAGCCGGGCCCCGCCCCGCAGAGGTGGCCAGCCATTGGCTTAGGTCTTTAATGTTTGCGtgcttgtgggggtgggggacaggcgtCATTCCCTGGAACCAGCGGACTTCCTCTCGGCTAGTCTGGGTCACCGTGTCTGCCTGTCGCTGGCCCCAGGCTcgctctctggcctcagccctctctcactctctctctctcttagcaGCTGTCTCTCTCGTGCCCGCTGGCCTGTCTCCTTCCTCGCAGTCGCCTCCTTctttgcctgcctgcctgggtggcCGCCATGGGCCGGAAGCGGCTCATCACTGACTCCTACCCTGTAGTGAAGAGGAGGGAGGGCCCCGCTGGGCACAGCAAGGGGGAGCTGGCGCCAGAGCTAGGTCTCTAAAGATTGGGGGACGGGAGCAGTGGACACCACCGAGGGGCATGAGAGGACGTGGGTGGACGCGGGCAATGGCAGGGGAAGTGAAGTATGTCCTCTACTTCCTAGTCCAGGCCTGGCAACTGCCGGCGGAGGCCAAGGGGTGGCGAGGGCCGGGGAGCAGTGGGACAGCTGTGAAGCGAGCAGCAGGGGGCTGGCCTTGCAGGGCATAGGCCCCGGGCAGGCCTGAGAAGCAGCATGTCATTGCAGGGGAAGAGCCCCAGCCTCTGAGCGTGGATGAAGCAGAGCTGGAGCTGCTGAGGCAGTTTGATCTGGCCTGGCAATATGGGCCCTGCACAGGTGAGAACCCCCTCAGGCCCCAGGAGCACATCCTGGAGACAGTCCTGTCATCCACACGTCCCTGAAGCAAGCCAAGCCCCTGCCTGGGTCTACTGAGACTGGGGGGTGTGGAGGTCCCAacacacccctccacacacattcTCTAGCCTGGACTCAGTGTCTTCTTCCCACCCTGGCAGGGATCACACGGCTGCAGCGCTGGCATCGGGCCGAGCAGATGGGCTTGGAGCCCCCCGCCGAAGTGCGCCAGGTGCTGCAGACCCACCCTGGAGATCCCCGCTTCCAGTACAGGTCAGAGACAGGCCAGGGAGGGCTTTCAGGGGGGCCAGGGTTTTCGTCAGGCACCAGCAGCCTGCTGGCCCCAGGTGGGGGCTGCCCTGACCTGaggaagaaatgggtgaaggcTCTTGGGCTTTGCTGAACGGGCGAGAAGGCTCTACAGGGTGCCTGGCTCAGGAAGGCAGAAGATGGCTTTAACACTTCTTAGCTCTGAGCTAATGGTGGGGGAAGAGTGCACCCAGGGCCCAAGGGACTCTCTATTTAGTACAGAGGGGTTGGCCAAGGACTATAGGCCATGGCCAAGAATTGGGGCTGGTGAAATCAGATCAAGGACTTAACTGACTCGCTCTgatttttccctccccctccccttgcacAGCCTCTGGCATGTCTATCCCCTTTGAGGCACCACCCAAGGCCTCCTGCCTGCGATCCCAGGACCTCAGGACACAAGCGGGAGCCAGTTTGCTGCCCCCTTGGCTCAGTTCTGCCATGAGAGTGTTTGGCTGTGAAGAGTGTGAAGAGGAAAGAGGCTGAATCTGGAGGTCTCTGAGGCTCAGCCTTTCATCTAACCAGCAGGCTCCTGGAGCCCCCTCTGGGAGCCAGCACAGCTGAAGTTTGCACTTCCTACATGGAGAGTGGTCTCTGAGGACCAGGACCTGACCATGACCCTTCAGATGCCTGCTACACACCTCCCTGACCTAAATGCTGTGCTCTGGGGAATAGCGTGGCAAAGGGGCACAGCCTTGGACAAAGCCAGACTCAGGCAGGTGTCTAAGAGGCAAAGACACACTCCCCACACTTAAGGCTGGGAATCCGAGGACAGAACTGGCAAGGGGTTCATTAATGCTTATCAATAAAGTACAGAATCTGGAAGCTTGACCTCCAGTGCCTCAATGTGGCCCTGTTTGGGCTGGCAGCAATCAGCAGGTTGATAGGTGGGAAAGAGCCGGCACCATGCTTTCCCTCTGTTGTCCCATCCTAGATCTGAGATGGAAGAAAGACGCCTTAATAGATGGTGGGACAAGTCCTCATTAGAGCTGAGCAACCTCTGGCGCCCCCTGGTGGTGTACAGGGAAACTACTCCTTAGTCGCCTTCAAAGAGTCGCCTGACTCTTTCTACCTGACCTGCCATCCAGCCTGTCCAGTGTAGCCCACCTCACAAAAATGGGTCCTTTGTCAGAGGGGACTCCATAAGCCCACACATCATAAAGCCCAGACCTACGCATTCTTAGCAAGCACCTCTGCTTCCCCACACTGGGGCCACCTGGATCGGAAGCATATTTGGGGAAGTCCAGCCTGCAGGTCCTGCTTGGAAATGGGCATCATCTGATGGGCTTTGATGGGGAACTGGGTGGAGCAGAAACAACGCTTAGGGGACCTTGGGATGGCATGGAGTCAGTACTCCTCATACTTGTTTACCTTCACTCCATCCTGAGCGGACAGAGACCGCACGACTATAACTCCTTGGGGACAGGCCTACAGAGCAGCCAAGTGGCCCCCTCAGCCCTCACTGTACTGGGCGCTGCCCATGCCTCAAGCTCTTTAAATGAACAATCTCTAAAGTTCCTAAAGGGCCATCAGGGTACGTTTTACGGAGAAGGAGCCCGAAGCCCAGAAGGGCTCTGCCGAGTTGCTCAGCAGTGCCAGCAGGTCCGTTGTGGCACAGAGATGAGAGGCCACGTGCATCAGGCTCTTCCCATCCGTACCCATCCATACCCGTGCCCCTGCCCATTTGCTGAGCATCCTCCGCACGCCGGGCTCTAGAGGTCCTCTTGGGTGTTGTCGGTGGTGAGAGATGAAGGAAGGCCCACAGGCAAATATTATGTCACGTGGTGGTCGGTGGCAGGTCACATCAGGGTTAGAGGTCAAAGAATGCCAGGGGTGCTTAGAGAGGTTGATCAGGGAAGTTCCCTGACAGGGCGGCATTTGAGCAGACCGGAGCGAAGTACAGGAATGAGCCTTGCACCTCTGTGGTACTTGGGACCGAAGGAGCAGCAAGCACAGTCCCCAAGGCAGGAGAGTTCGCAGCCTGGTCCTGGAACAGCATGGAGGCCGGCGCGGCCAGGGCAGAGGGAGCGAGGGCAGTGCCAGGGGAGTGTAAGGGgaaatgaggccagagaggtggcAGGCCGGTCCCACAGGGCCTCTCAGGCCTAGATAAGGaatctggattttattctgagtgagacAGGAAGACAGTGGTGGGTTTTGAAGCAATAAATGACACAATCAAGCTTATGTGTTGAAAACATTACTCTGGCGGTTGGTGGAGAACAGATTGTGGAGTTGGGGGAAAAAGAGGCAGCAAAGCTGCTCAGGCTTTTGGGGTCGGCCTCGAGAGAGGTGACGGTGATTTGGACCAGGGTGGGGAGATCAGCCGGCTGTGGgcttgagagagggaggagcgaAGGGGAACTCCAAAGGCCTCGGCCTGAGAGTCTGGAAAGCCAGAGTTCCCATGACTGAGATGGGGAAGGctgtgtgaggggtgggggtggggggtgctggggaACCAAGAGTCCGTGCCTGAAGTGGGTGACACCCCAGCGGGGCTGGGGAGTAGGCGGTGGTACGCCAGCCTGGAATTCTGGGGAGCCCTGGATCGGAGAGGTAAATGAGGACGTTTCTTAGGTGGCATTTAAAGCCCTGAGCGTGGATAAAGTTACCTCAGTGACTGCAGAAAGAGACAAGAAGTGGTCCAAGGACAGGCCTGGGACTTCTATGCTTAGAGGCGAAGAAGGAGACTGTGGACGGCAGGGCCGGAGGAAAATCAGGAGTTGCAGGCCCGGGGGGCCTGGACAGAAGGCATTTCAGGGTCTCAGGTGCTTTGGAGAGGCTGGTACAATGAAGCCTGAGGGCCGAATGCTGGACTTGGCCACGCAGAGGTCACCAGAGACAAGAAGTTTCCGTGACTGCCAGGTAAGAGTGTGCTGCAGTGGGCTCAGAGCGAGTGGCAGAAGTGGAAAGGGGAGCGTGCCAACTCTTTCAGGGAGTTTTACTGGAAAGGGAGCAGAGGAATACAGCGGTGACCAGAGGGACATGGGATCAAAGGAGGGGTTTTGATGTGTCGTTTTGTCTTTTGCTTTAGAGAGAGTGACACCACAGCATGATCACCCAGTGAAGACAGTGAGCAAACAGGGAGGGTACTGATGCcgcaggagacagagacagcagtcATATGAGGCCTTTGTGAAAGTGACAAGGGCCAGGACTAGTACCCAGGGAGAGGCTGGCCTCAGGTAGGAGCATCCAGCGTGACAGGAAGGGAGGCCAAGGATGTGGGTGTAGATGCAGGTGGGAAGGTATAGTTATCAGTGGGAACATTCAAGAATCCAATGTTTGCGGAGAGCCTCACGTAGCTCGGAGGGGTCTGATGTTTACTAAGTGCCCTGCGTGCCATCTGCTGAGCTGAAAGCTGCACATTCCTTATCTAGTTGACTGGAGTGACTCAAAACACTCTCATTAGGTGAGTATTAGCCACAGTTGACAGAGAAGGAGGCTGGAAAGAAAAGCAACTTTCTCCATCAGTAAACCCCGGGGCCGGACTCACACCTGGGGCTGCCTTCCGCAGTGCGTTACCCAACACCTGCACCCTGCTGGGCCTGCGCCCTGGGTGCTGAGGGCGCTGTTGGAGAGATGAGATCTACCCATGtggaaagttaagaaaacaatatacAGGCTACTTTGGGGCAATTGGGAGTGGTATAGATACTGAGTCTTCAGGAAGGAGAGAGCCCTGCACTTAAAAGGACCCTCATTGTGGGGACCCTGAGCACAGAGACAGCCACCTCCTGCTACGTTGGCTATCCCTGCCTTACTTTAGCACCTCACCCCTTCCGCTGCAGAATGAATGAAGACCCCCTACCGCAGCTGGGGGGTGGCCTGAGACACCTCCACtctgaatattgtttttaaaaaatgtttgtttatttatttttgagagagacagagagagagacagaatccgaagcaggctccaggctctgagctgtcagcgcacagcccgacgcggggctggaactcacgagctgtgagatcatgacccgagccaaaatcggacgcttaactgactgagtcacccaggcgcccctgaatatcCTTACTAGTTGcatcttttttcttcaaaatcttcTGCCAGTCTTGCATCCTACTCCATGATATTACTGAGGTGGCTGCTGTAGCATTAAAAATGGGTGAACTCACTTGTCAAGTAAAACGACCCCTCCAGGAAGATGTACCGAGAGTGGCCTGCGGCTGGCTCGACACGCCCAGCACCACCCAACCAGGCGGAGCAGCCCTGCAGGAAGTGGCAAAGAAACGTTTATCAGAAGCAAAATGGGAGGTCAGGGGCCCATGAAGGGTGACTaagaggagatgggcagagaagaGCATTCTAGATTGAGGGACTGGGCTGAGAGCAAAGGTAACAAGGAAAGGCGGACGTGTGCGCCCAGGGGAGGGCATGCAGATTGCAGCACTTGCTGAATGAGAATCGGTGCACTAAACAGCTAGCATTTCAGTGCCTACTCCATATCCAGACGGTTCTAAGTGCTGTTTATCCTCTCAGATGCTAAAATCTTTATAAAGAGACTTTGAGGAAGAGATTCAGGCACAGTGAGGTTAAGTACTTGCCCAAGGGTCACACAGCACGTAAGTGTCGGGAACGGAATCTGATGCCTGCACTCACGTCATGTGGGATAAAGCCAGCAAGGAGGGCTGGGGCCAAACAtagggcctggagcctgaagtGAAGGAATCTGCACTTATCCACAGTGAAGACAGCGCCTGAAAGTTGTTGAGCAAGAGAGACATAGGATAAAAATAATCATTCCGGAGAATCTGTCTGGCCAGGTAGGGAGAAAGACTTGCAGGGAAGAAAGTGCAGGCAGGGAGACCACAGCAGAAGCTATTGAATATTCAGGACATGGGTGCTGAGATGCTGGGTTAGCAGTCAGAATGCAAAGGACAGGGAGCAACGAGAGGTGTTGCAAAGGCAGGTGGCAAGGCCTGCGTTTGGgaagggaggagtggggaggaggcgTCGAAGATGACTCAGGATTTGAGCACGGGTGCGTGAGAGAAGGCTGATGCCATGGGCAGGAGACTGGAATCTGGGAGGAGGAGCAAGCTCGATTTCATGCCTGTTCAGTTTAAGACGATGACAGGACTCCCAAAAGGAAACATCCAGTAGGCGGCGGCAACTTAGAGGTCAAGTCCAGTGGCGAGGTCAGGGAGAGgtggcccagggcaggggggACCGCCTGCACAGAAGCGACAGTTGAGCCCATGCGCATGGAGGGGTTCTCGGGGGgtgaagagagacagggaggtggCGCGACGACAAGACCAAAGATGGCGCTCGGGAAATCCTCTCTAGAAGGTGGAAGACCagcaaaggagaagggagagtggCCGAGTGGCAGGAGAGCCAAGGCAGAGCAGTGTCCGGGAGGTTCCCGAGAACTCCGCAAACGGCTGGTGTCATGCTGCCAGACGTCAAGGGAGAGATCATGAGGAGGAGATGGAAAGAGGAGGACGGCCCACCCTCTGCCCTCACATTTCCTACGTCCCTCTGTCCCCATTCTGCCGTCCCCAGCTGCCACAGTGACTACCAGTGCCACACCCACCGACGAAGGCCACACCGATTCATTCTCTAGTGACTCAGGTGTGGCGGCATTTTTCCACCCTCAGACTCAGACAAACGCACCGGTAACGTCAGGCTTAAGGAGCTAGTTTGCCAAGAAACTCAAGTAAATCAGGGAAAGGAACATGTCTCCGAAAGGGTCTAGAGGTGGAATGAGGCCACAGCAGTGGCAGCTTGACGTGGTTTGGGGTCAGCTCCACCTCCAGGACTTACGGGATCCTCAACATGACGGCTTGTGTTCTCCATAGTTCGTTCAGCCGAGTGCTACACTAGAAAACAACTTCATGCCGGTCATGGCAGATGCGGACGCTTGGAGCTCCGGTGCCTCAGCTCCGAGGGCTTCCTGGTGGGAGAGGGGGGCCTGGAGCTAATGCGAATAGGGCCACAGGACAGGAGTGCACGCGGACTTCCCGAAGACGGCCCCGTAGCTAAGTATTTCAGAACGAGCAGGGAGGACGGAAGGTGGACAGGGTCCCGGGTCCTTCCTGAGCTCTGCTGTGGTCCTTAGTCTCTTGAAGGAAAAGGCATTTCCCAGAAACCTCCTTTGGGGCAGATGCCTCCACCTCGCGGAGAGGTTCTGCTGGCTTCCAGACCTGCAAGTCCCGCCCTTGACCACATGCCGTTTCTCGGGGCAGCCTTCCCCAAGAAGAGTTAGGGatttctgtgtttatattttatgagGGCGCGTCTCATTGCTACAATACGTCTCACTGCCTCCGCTAGAGACTGCCTCATCCTGGTGCTGTGTGTCTAGCCCAGGGTTGGCTACGTAGTAGGCACTCATGCCTCCTGTTTGGGCTGTTGGTCCTGTCCAGCCTGTGAGGATTGTTTATGTGCCGGACGAATGAAGTCTGGTCCCTGTCTAAGTCGCTTCTCCTGGGGGTTGTGTGGCCTTGATGGCAGGAGCCGTCTTTTTCTAGAGCCTGCTCAGCACGGAGGGCGTCAAAGCTGTCAAACTTCAGAAGCTGTCAAAGCGGGCTCTGTTTCACTTCCCGTTTCGAAGCCTGTGCCTCCACTGGGCCTGCCCACAGAGCTCTCATCCGAGGTCCGCTTAGGTGCAGGGCAGAGAGGATCATCCCATACAGAGTGCAAAGGGCCATCTGGCTACATGCGCCCCCCCCGCCACCCACATGCTCTCAGGGGGATGGCAGCCCAGGATCCTCCCCCACAGTCCTACCCTGCTgggatgtaaactggtacagctcCAAGGACGCCACATGGGCACTATTtgtcaaaattacaaatgcacatATCCCTTTTGGTCCACATCTAGAAATTTATCCTACCGACACACTTGTATGTCTAAAAGAACATACATAAGGTTATTTCTTATCTTACCATTTGTAATAGCAAAGACTATaaacagcctaaatgtctatcactAAGGTACTGGTAAAGTAAGTTACAGTATACAAAGGACACTGCACTGTGAAAAAgttcaagcaagctctgcatgtTTTGGTGTAGAATAGaatgaaatctaaaatatatgtgaagaggggcgcctgggtggctcagtcggttaagcgtctgacttcagctcaggccacgatctcgcggtccgtgagttcgagccccgcgtcgggttctgggctgacggctcagagcctggagcctgcttccgattctgtgtctccctctctctctgctcctcccccattcatgctctgtctctctctgtctcaaaaataagtaaacttaataaaaaaaagctgctgaggattcaaatcaattaaaaaaaaatatatacgtgAAGAAAgtgaagtggggaaaaaaaggatttataGAACAGGCTACTATTTGGGTAAAGATGTGTGTATTCAATTGTATTGTGCATAAATATCTCTGAAAGGACACCTAGGAAACTGATGCCATTAGTTACCTTTGAGAGGAAGGTAATTTGGTGGGTTGGAAATAGGGAATGAAGGGAAATCTTCATTGACAGTACTTTTGAATTGTGAACTATGCGGCTGTATTACCTATTTAatcaatcaataagaaaaaaatctcggggcgcctgggtggctcagttggttgagcacccaattcttgatcttggctcagatctgatagtttgtgagttcgagccctgcattgggctctgcactgatagtgcggagactgcttgggattctgtctctccctctctctgcccctttcccacttgtactctttctctcaaataaatacacttaaaaaaaaaaaaaagaaggaaaaaaagtcttaCCATGTTCATGCCGACATATTTAACAAATAGTATAAatactagaggggcacctgggtggctcagtcagttaagcatccaacttcagctcaggtcatgatctcacggttccaatCGTGGATTtgagccacgcatcgggctctgtgctgacagctcagagcctggagcctgatttggattctgtgtctccctccctctctccccctccccctcctcaatga is a genomic window of Acinonyx jubatus isolate Ajub_Pintada_27869175 chromosome D1, VMU_Ajub_asm_v1.0, whole genome shotgun sequence containing:
- the POLD4 gene encoding DNA polymerase delta subunit 4, whose protein sequence is MGRKRLITDSYPVVKRREGPAGHSKGELAPELGEEPQPLSVDEAELELLRQFDLAWQYGPCTGITRLQRWHRAEQMGLEPPAEVRQVLQTHPGDPRFQYSLWHVYPL